The DNA window GTCCACGCAATCTAGATATGCTTAATCCGTTTATGGAGAAGAACTAATCAATTGCCTCTTTAAGTGAAAAAGCAGTGGTATTAGGAACATGCTTTATGCCCACAAATCTTTCAACTACTTGTCTGTTGGTATTCACATAACAAAGTACAATTGCCATTTGCTCCTTGACTGATATATCAcgcgattcatcaaccaaaacagaaaagaaagcaTCATCACCAATATCAAACATGATAGCATTGGTGGTTTCACATGCTGCTACATACACAAGATCTTTTTTAATATCAGGTGATGTTAACTTGAGATTTTCAGGAGCATTTTTAAACACCACACCTTTAATACCCTTATTATGATATGCAAGAAACTTTAAATGCTCAAGAAAATTACCCTTATTGCTTGAA is part of the Malus domestica chromosome 12, GDT2T_hap1 genome and encodes:
- the LOC139189781 gene encoding uncharacterized protein yields the protein MNQNQHIQTIAHKQLDQSRIDYPTRLNASLDCIHFLLRQGLAFRDHDESEDSSNKGNFLEHLKFLAYHNKGIKGVVFKNAPENLKLTSPDIKKDLVYVAACETTNAIMFDIGDDAFFSVLVDESRDISVKEQMAIVLCYVNTNRQVVERFVGIKHVPNTTAFSLKEAID